From Solwaraspora sp. WMMD1047, the proteins below share one genomic window:
- the scpB gene encoding SMC-Scp complex subunit ScpB has product MTSHERRDSLADQAAAWVPPWARERQPAESSEPDPAAEPQPAEVAHAGAESAELEAGEPIEAGRPVEAGESAEIWPAESRPAEAEPAQPQTAVDEPGVVVPETLDGGEAVADREVVAEPDAVAVPEVVAEPEVVAEPGGFSDPEAVRAPRLLADGGSDRDEPAGPAAVVAPGSGRQSVVGAAPALLDEDELHGALEAILLVVDEPVAETVLAQVLEQPVDRVGAALLRIAQGYTEAGHGFELRRAAGGWRLYTRPEYAGYVERFVLDGQSVRLTQAALETLAVVAYKQPVTRSRISAIRGVNCDGVIRTLISRGLVEECGTEPDSGAHLYRTTILFLEKLGLDTVDELPPLAPFLPDDLEEMTDAPR; this is encoded by the coding sequence TTGACCAGCCACGAGCGTCGGGACTCGCTGGCCGACCAGGCCGCGGCCTGGGTCCCGCCATGGGCCCGGGAGCGGCAACCGGCCGAGTCCTCCGAGCCCGACCCCGCCGCGGAGCCCCAGCCCGCTGAGGTTGCGCACGCTGGGGCCGAGTCCGCGGAGCTTGAGGCCGGTGAGCCGATTGAGGCCGGTCGGCCGGTTGAGGCCGGTGAGTCCGCTGAGATCTGGCCCGCCGAGTCTCGGCCTGCCGAGGCCGAACCCGCGCAGCCGCAGACCGCGGTCGATGAGCCTGGGGTCGTCGTACCGGAGACTCTTGACGGCGGCGAGGCCGTGGCGGACCGCGAGGTTGTCGCGGAGCCCGACGCTGTTGCGGTGCCCGAGGTCGTCGCGGAGCCCGAGGTCGTCGCGGAGCCCGGCGGTTTCTCCGATCCCGAGGCGGTGCGGGCCCCGAGGCTCCTGGCCGATGGCGGGTCCGATCGCGACGAGCCCGCCGGGCCGGCGGCGGTGGTTGCTCCTGGATCAGGGCGGCAATCCGTGGTCGGCGCCGCACCGGCGCTCCTTGACGAGGACGAGCTGCACGGGGCGTTGGAGGCGATCCTGCTGGTGGTCGACGAACCCGTCGCCGAAACCGTCCTCGCCCAGGTGCTGGAGCAGCCGGTCGACCGGGTCGGCGCCGCCCTGCTGCGGATCGCCCAGGGATACACCGAGGCGGGACATGGTTTCGAGCTGCGCCGGGCGGCCGGCGGGTGGCGGCTCTACACCCGGCCGGAATACGCCGGCTACGTGGAACGGTTCGTGCTTGACGGGCAGTCGGTCCGGCTGACCCAGGCGGCGCTGGAGACGTTGGCGGTGGTGGCGTACAAGCAGCCGGTGACCAGGTCGCGGATCTCGGCCATCCGAGGCGTCAACTGCGATGGCGTGATCCGTACCCTGATCTCCCGTGGGTTGGTCGAGGAGTGCGGCACCGAGCCGGACAGCGGCGCCCACCTCTACCGCACGACGATCCTGTTCCTGGAGAAGCTCGGCCTCGACACGGTCGACGAGCTTCCGCCGCTGGCCCCGTTCCTCCCCGATGACCTGGAAGAGATGACCGATGCCCCGCGATGA
- the cmk gene encoding (d)CMP kinase produces the protein MAEMVRTGRCVVAVDGPSGSGKSTVSRRLAGELDARYLDTGAMYRAITWAVLRSGVDPQDADSVAKVAGEVDLEIGVDPVAPRISADGVAVDQEIRGPEVTGSVSAVAAVPAVRELMVALQRDIIAAADRIVVEGRDIGQVVAPDADLKVYLTASADARAQRRSAEYAADLSATAADLARRDRLDSTRATNPLQQAPDAVVLDTTALGIDEVVGRLRALLEGRLCR, from the coding sequence GTGGCAGAAATGGTACGGACCGGGCGATGTGTGGTCGCTGTCGACGGGCCGTCCGGTTCGGGCAAGTCCACCGTGTCCCGGCGGCTGGCCGGCGAACTCGACGCCCGTTACCTCGACACCGGCGCGATGTACCGGGCGATCACCTGGGCGGTGCTGCGCTCGGGGGTCGACCCGCAGGACGCCGACTCGGTCGCCAAGGTGGCGGGCGAGGTCGACCTGGAGATCGGGGTGGACCCGGTGGCACCCCGGATCAGTGCCGACGGGGTGGCGGTGGACCAGGAGATTCGGGGTCCGGAGGTGACCGGATCGGTCTCCGCCGTGGCCGCCGTACCCGCGGTCCGTGAGCTGATGGTGGCGCTGCAGCGCGACATCATCGCGGCGGCCGACCGGATCGTGGTGGAGGGCCGCGACATCGGGCAGGTGGTCGCCCCTGACGCGGACCTGAAGGTGTACCTGACCGCGTCGGCCGACGCCCGCGCCCAGCGGCGCAGCGCCGAGTACGCGGCCGACCTCTCGGCCACCGCCGCCGACCTGGCCCGGCGGGACCGGCTCGACTCCACCCGGGCGACGAACCCGCTCCAGCAGGCTCCCGACGCGGTGGTGCTGGACACCACGGCGCTGGGGATCGACGAGGTCGTCGGCCGGCTGCGGGCACTACTGGAAGGCCGGCTCTGCCGATGA
- a CDS encoding CTP synthase, which translates to MAPSARTTRHIFVTGGVASSLGKGLTASSLGNLLTARGLRVVMQKLDPYLNVDPGTMNPFQHGEVFVTDDGAETDLDVGHYERFLDRALSGKANVTTGQIYSEVIAKERRGEYLGDTVQVIPHITNEIKSRIRAMADPDPADPGAGPPDVVITEVGGTVGDIESLPFLEAIRQVRHDLGRDNCFYLHVSLVPYLAPSGELKTKPTQHSVAALRSIGIQPDAIVCRSDREIPDKLKHKLSLYCDVDREAVIAAPDAPSIYDIPKVLHREGLDAYVVRRLGLSFRDVDWTRWDDLLERVHHPHHTVRVALVGKYVDLPDAYLSVSEAIRAAGFGHRARVQLVWVPSDECVTAAGAAAALAGVDGIVLPGGFGVRGIEGKIGAARYGRENGIPTLGLCLGLQCMTIEVARNLAGLDGANSLEFDETASHPVIATMADQEEIVAGRGDLGGTMRLGAYPARLADDSLVADAYGTTEVSERHRHRYEVNNAYRDVLEKAGLRISGTSPDGRLVEFIELDRSVHPFFVATQAHPELKSRPTRPHPLFAAFVRAVVGYAAADQLPVELGPPVATPDGSAERAALEQPFVVPDEEPARRAGRNGAARQAKANSPS; encoded by the coding sequence TTGGCCCCTTCAGCACGGACGACCAGGCACATTTTCGTCACCGGAGGCGTCGCCTCCTCGCTGGGTAAGGGCCTGACCGCCTCCAGCCTCGGAAACCTGCTGACAGCGCGCGGCCTGCGGGTCGTGATGCAAAAGCTGGACCCCTACCTGAACGTCGACCCCGGCACGATGAACCCGTTCCAGCACGGCGAGGTGTTCGTCACCGACGACGGCGCCGAGACCGACCTGGACGTCGGCCACTACGAGCGGTTCCTGGACCGGGCGCTGTCCGGCAAGGCGAACGTCACCACCGGGCAGATCTACTCGGAGGTGATCGCCAAGGAGCGGCGCGGCGAGTACCTCGGCGACACCGTCCAGGTGATCCCGCACATCACCAACGAGATCAAGTCCCGGATCCGGGCGATGGCCGACCCCGACCCGGCCGACCCGGGCGCCGGCCCGCCGGACGTGGTGATCACCGAGGTCGGCGGCACCGTCGGCGACATCGAGTCGCTGCCGTTCCTGGAGGCGATCCGGCAGGTCCGCCACGACCTCGGCCGGGACAACTGCTTCTACCTGCACGTGTCGCTGGTGCCGTACCTGGCCCCGTCGGGCGAGTTGAAGACCAAGCCGACCCAGCACTCGGTGGCCGCGCTGCGCAGCATCGGCATCCAGCCCGACGCGATCGTCTGCCGGTCCGACCGGGAGATCCCGGACAAGCTCAAGCACAAGCTGTCGCTCTACTGCGACGTCGACCGGGAGGCCGTGATCGCCGCCCCGGACGCGCCGAGCATCTACGACATCCCGAAGGTGCTGCACCGCGAAGGGCTGGACGCGTACGTCGTACGCCGGTTGGGGTTGTCCTTCCGGGACGTGGACTGGACCCGCTGGGACGACCTGCTGGAGCGGGTGCACCACCCGCACCACACCGTGCGGGTGGCCCTGGTCGGCAAGTACGTCGACCTGCCGGACGCGTACCTGTCGGTGAGCGAGGCGATCCGGGCCGCCGGCTTCGGCCACCGGGCCCGGGTGCAGCTGGTCTGGGTGCCCAGCGACGAGTGCGTGACCGCGGCCGGTGCGGCGGCCGCGCTCGCCGGGGTGGACGGGATCGTGCTGCCCGGCGGGTTCGGGGTACGCGGCATCGAAGGCAAGATCGGCGCCGCCCGGTACGGCCGGGAGAACGGCATCCCCACCCTCGGGCTCTGCCTCGGCCTGCAGTGCATGACCATCGAGGTGGCCCGCAACCTGGCCGGCCTGGACGGCGCCAACTCGCTGGAGTTCGACGAGACCGCGAGCCACCCCGTCATCGCCACCATGGCCGACCAGGAGGAGATCGTGGCCGGCCGGGGCGACCTGGGCGGCACCATGCGGCTGGGCGCCTACCCGGCCCGGCTGGCGGACGACTCGCTGGTCGCCGATGCGTACGGGACGACGGAGGTCAGCGAGCGGCACCGGCACCGGTACGAGGTGAACAACGCCTACCGGGACGTGCTGGAAAAGGCCGGCCTGCGGATCTCCGGCACCTCCCCGGACGGCCGGTTGGTCGAGTTCATCGAGCTGGACCGGTCGGTCCACCCGTTCTTCGTGGCCACCCAGGCCCACCCGGAGCTGAAGAGCCGGCCGACCCGGCCGCACCCGCTGTTCGCCGCGTTCGTGCGGGCGGTGGTCGGTTACGCCGCCGCGGACCAGCTGCCGGTGGAGCTGGGACCGCCGGTCGCGACGCCGGACGGGTCGGCGGAGCGGGCCGCCCTGGAACAACCGTTCGTGGTGCCGGACGAGGAACCCGCGCGGCGGGCCGGCCGCAACGGCGCCGCCCGGCAGGCGAAGGCGAACTCGCCGTCATGA
- a CDS encoding pseudouridine synthase: protein MPRDDSRTAEPRTAGGERLQKVLAAAGVGSRRACEDLIFRRRVTVDGRVAQLGDKVDPASAVIHVDGERLVTDTRLVYLAMNKPRGVVSTMADEKGRTALADFLGRVEERVYHVGRLDADSEGLLLLTNDGTLAHRLTHPSYGVPKTYLCEVAGPVKRNVGRILKAGVELEDGPARVDEFRVVDTLGRTAQVELTLHEGRKHIVRRLLDEVGHPVSRLVRTSIGPIRLGDLRAGRTRRLTNAEIAALFKAVGD from the coding sequence ATGCCCCGCGATGACAGCCGTACCGCCGAGCCCCGGACCGCCGGCGGGGAACGCCTGCAGAAGGTCCTCGCGGCCGCCGGGGTCGGCTCCCGCCGGGCCTGCGAGGACCTCATCTTCCGCCGCCGGGTCACCGTCGACGGGCGGGTGGCGCAGCTGGGAGACAAGGTCGACCCGGCCTCGGCGGTCATCCACGTCGACGGCGAACGGCTGGTCACCGATACCCGGCTGGTCTATCTGGCGATGAACAAACCACGCGGGGTCGTCTCCACCATGGCCGACGAGAAGGGCCGGACCGCGCTGGCCGACTTCCTCGGCCGGGTCGAGGAGCGGGTCTACCACGTCGGCCGGCTCGATGCGGACAGCGAGGGCCTGCTGCTGCTGACCAACGACGGCACCCTCGCGCACCGGTTGACCCACCCGTCGTACGGGGTGCCGAAGACCTATCTGTGCGAGGTGGCCGGGCCGGTGAAGCGCAACGTGGGGCGGATCCTCAAGGCCGGGGTCGAGTTGGAGGACGGGCCGGCCCGGGTCGACGAGTTCCGGGTGGTGGACACCCTCGGACGGACCGCCCAGGTGGAGCTGACCCTGCACGAGGGTCGCAAACACATCGTCCGGCGGCTGCTGGACGAGGTCGGCCATCCGGTCTCCCGGCTGGTGCGGACGTCGATCGGGCCGATCCGGCTGGGCGACCTGCGCGCCGGGCGGACCCGGCGGCTGACGAACGCGGAGATCGCGGCCCTGTTCAAGGCGGTCGGCGACTGA
- a CDS encoding segregation/condensation protein A: MTVPPVDDLAPPVGGDDAPSGGAAEGVPAEGVPADAVDSSSGPAVDTVESGKFTVRLANFTGPFDLLLQLIGKHKLDVTEVALHQVTDEFIAYIRAMGDDWDLDEASEFLVVAATLLDLKAARLLPAAEVEDEEDLALLEARDLLFARLLQYKAFKEAAAHIAAMEAVGSRRYPRAVTLEPRYAEALPDLVLGIGPARLAALAVRAMTPRPVPVVSIDHVHQVRVSVREHAALLRDRLRRVGTATFRVLCADCESTLEVVARFLALLELYREGLVGFAQVQALGELTVRWTGPADGGAELQVDEYAGSPAAPTTAGPADGGPVDGRASDGGEPAGDQPAATIEEQPS; this comes from the coding sequence GTGACCGTGCCCCCCGTCGACGACCTCGCCCCGCCCGTGGGCGGGGACGACGCCCCGTCGGGCGGTGCGGCCGAAGGTGTTCCGGCCGAGGGTGTTCCGGCCGACGCGGTCGACTCCTCGTCCGGCCCGGCGGTGGACACCGTCGAATCCGGCAAGTTCACCGTGCGGCTGGCGAACTTCACCGGACCGTTCGACCTGCTGCTGCAGCTGATCGGCAAGCACAAGCTCGACGTCACCGAGGTGGCGCTGCACCAGGTCACCGACGAGTTCATCGCCTACATCCGGGCGATGGGTGACGACTGGGACCTCGACGAGGCCAGCGAGTTCCTGGTGGTCGCCGCGACGCTGCTCGACCTCAAGGCGGCCCGGCTGCTGCCCGCCGCCGAGGTCGAGGACGAGGAGGACCTGGCCCTGCTGGAGGCCCGCGACCTGCTCTTCGCGCGGCTGCTGCAGTACAAGGCGTTCAAGGAGGCGGCCGCGCACATCGCGGCGATGGAGGCGGTCGGGTCGCGCCGGTACCCGCGGGCGGTCACCCTGGAGCCCAGGTACGCCGAGGCGTTGCCGGATCTGGTGCTGGGGATCGGGCCGGCGCGGCTGGCGGCACTGGCGGTCCGGGCGATGACGCCGCGTCCGGTGCCGGTGGTGTCGATCGACCACGTGCACCAGGTGCGGGTCAGCGTCCGGGAACACGCCGCGCTGCTGCGCGACCGGCTCCGCCGGGTCGGCACCGCCACCTTCCGGGTGCTCTGCGCCGACTGCGAGTCCACCCTGGAGGTGGTCGCCCGGTTCCTGGCCCTGCTGGAGCTGTACCGGGAGGGTCTGGTCGGCTTCGCCCAGGTCCAGGCGCTCGGTGAGCTGACGGTGCGGTGGACCGGTCCGGCCGACGGCGGCGCCGAACTGCAGGTCGACGAGTACGCCGGGTCCCCGGCCGCGCCGACGACGGCCGGTCCGGCGGACGGCGGTCCGGTCGACGGCCGGGCGTCAGATGGTGGTGAGCCGGCGGGAGACCAGCCGGCGGCGACGATCGAGGAGCAGCCGAGTTGA
- a CDS encoding site-specific tyrosine recombinase XerD, producing the protein MGPAEPAAPAQPSAALRRVVRGYLDHLTVERGLSANTLSSYRRDLERYLTTLAAAGIEDLAAVGPAEVTEHVARLREGDEAHPPLAAASAARAASAVRGLHRFAAREGVVGRDASRDVRPPVPPRRLPRALAVTEVLRLLETAAGPGDPAGPLGLRDRALLEFLYGTGSRISEAVGAAVDDLDLTDGVALLRGKGGRNRLVPIGGYATEALRAYLARGRPDLVGAGRGGPAVFLNARGGRLSRQSAWSILRRAAERAGLPVDGAAAVSPHTLRHSYATHLLDGGADVRVVQELLGHASVTTTQVYTLVTVDRLREVYATSHPRALS; encoded by the coding sequence GTGGGGCCGGCTGAGCCGGCGGCGCCGGCCCAGCCGTCGGCCGCGCTGCGTCGGGTGGTCCGGGGCTACCTGGACCACCTGACGGTCGAGCGCGGGCTGTCGGCCAACACGCTGTCGTCGTACCGGCGCGACCTGGAGCGCTACCTGACGACGCTGGCCGCGGCCGGGATCGAGGACCTGGCCGCGGTCGGGCCGGCCGAGGTCACCGAGCACGTGGCCCGGCTGCGGGAGGGGGACGAGGCGCATCCGCCGCTGGCGGCCGCGTCCGCGGCCCGGGCCGCCAGCGCGGTACGCGGCCTGCACCGGTTCGCCGCCCGGGAGGGGGTGGTCGGCCGGGACGCGAGCCGGGACGTCCGCCCGCCGGTCCCGCCGCGGCGGCTGCCCCGGGCGCTGGCCGTCACCGAGGTGCTGCGCCTGCTGGAGACCGCGGCCGGGCCGGGCGACCCGGCCGGCCCGCTGGGGCTGCGCGACCGGGCGCTGCTGGAGTTCCTGTACGGCACCGGGTCGCGGATCTCCGAGGCGGTCGGCGCCGCCGTGGACGACCTGGACCTGACCGACGGGGTGGCGCTGCTGCGCGGCAAGGGCGGCCGGAACCGGCTGGTCCCGATCGGCGGGTACGCCACCGAGGCGCTGCGGGCGTACCTGGCGCGGGGCCGGCCGGACCTGGTCGGCGCGGGGCGCGGCGGGCCGGCGGTGTTCCTCAACGCCCGCGGCGGCCGGCTGTCCCGGCAGAGCGCCTGGAGCATCCTGCGGCGGGCCGCCGAGCGGGCCGGACTGCCGGTCGACGGCGCCGCCGCCGTCTCCCCGCACACCCTGCGCCACTCCTACGCCACCCACCTGCTCGACGGCGGTGCCGACGTGCGGGTGGTGCAGGAACTGCTCGGGCACGCCTCGGTGACAACCACCCAGGTGTACACGTTGGTGACGGTGGACCGACTGCGGGAGGTCTACGCCACCTCGCACCCGCGGGCGCTGAGCTGA
- a CDS encoding ParA family protein, whose protein sequence is MADNGDRAEAWTSALREQQSAFDLGAELGPADPAAYTIRKPIPEPMPTDRHGPARIIALANQKGGVGKTTSTINLGAALAEYGRKVLLVDFDPQGALSVGLGVNPHNLDLSVYNLLMQDDVTAEDVLIKTDVAGLHLLPANIDLSAAEIQLVNEVAREMALARVLRSIRKEYDFILIDCQPSLGLLAINALTVSHGVLIPLECEFFSLRGVALLLDTIDKVRERLNFDLELEGILATMYDSRTTHCRQVLQRVVEAFGDKVYQTVITKTVKFPESTVAGAPITSLDPASSGARNYRQLAREVIAAQAER, encoded by the coding sequence ATGGCTGACAACGGTGATCGTGCCGAGGCGTGGACCTCGGCGCTCCGCGAGCAGCAGTCCGCGTTCGACCTCGGCGCGGAGCTGGGTCCGGCCGACCCGGCCGCCTACACGATCCGCAAGCCGATCCCCGAGCCGATGCCGACCGACCGGCACGGCCCGGCCCGGATCATCGCGCTGGCCAACCAGAAGGGCGGGGTGGGGAAGACCACCTCGACCATCAACCTGGGCGCCGCGCTGGCCGAGTACGGCCGCAAGGTGCTGCTCGTCGACTTCGACCCGCAGGGCGCGCTCTCGGTCGGGCTGGGGGTCAACCCGCACAACCTGGACCTGTCGGTCTACAACCTGTTGATGCAGGACGACGTCACCGCCGAGGACGTGCTGATCAAGACCGACGTGGCCGGGCTGCACCTGCTGCCGGCCAACATCGACCTGTCGGCCGCCGAGATCCAGCTGGTCAACGAGGTCGCGCGGGAGATGGCGCTGGCCCGGGTGCTGCGGTCGATCCGCAAGGAGTACGACTTCATCCTGATCGACTGTCAGCCGTCGCTCGGCCTGCTGGCGATCAACGCGCTGACCGTCTCGCACGGCGTGCTTATCCCGCTGGAGTGCGAGTTCTTCAGCCTGCGCGGGGTGGCGCTGCTGCTGGACACCATCGACAAGGTGCGCGAGCGGCTCAACTTCGACCTGGAGCTGGAAGGCATCCTCGCCACCATGTACGACTCCCGCACCACGCACTGCCGGCAGGTGCTGCAGCGGGTGGTGGAGGCGTTCGGCGACAAGGTCTACCAGACGGTGATCACCAAGACCGTCAAGTTCCCGGAGTCGACCGTCGCCGGCGCGCCGATCACGTCGCTGGACCCGGCCTCGTCGGGCGCCCGCAACTATCGGCAGCTCGCCCGCGAGGTGATCGCCGCGCAGGCCGAGCGTTAG
- the ald gene encoding alanine dehydrogenase — protein MKVGIPREVKNHEYRVAITPAGVHEFVRSGHEVFIEAGAGAGSSITDAEFAAAGATILAGADEVWGTAELVLKVKEPIAEEYPRLRPGQVLFTYLHLAASKACTDALLDRRVTGIAYETVETADRVLPLLAPMSEVAGRLAPQVGAYHLMRSGGGRGVLMGGVSGVYAAKTVVIGAGVSGMNAAAIALGLQAEVLLLDRNINRLRQADAIYRGHLQTVASNTYEVERAVLDADLVIGAVLVPGAKAPTLISNELVSRMKPGSVLVDISIDQGGCFEDSRPTTHDDPVYPVHNSLFYCVANMPGAVPHTSTYALTNVTLPYALELANLGWREAMRRDPALAAGLNTHDGRVTYGPVAEAHGMGSVSVAEAIAAPGPAGGAG, from the coding sequence GTGAAGGTCGGGATTCCCCGCGAGGTCAAGAACCACGAGTACCGGGTGGCGATCACGCCCGCCGGTGTGCACGAGTTCGTCCGCAGCGGGCACGAGGTGTTCATCGAGGCCGGCGCCGGAGCCGGCTCGTCGATCACCGACGCGGAGTTCGCCGCGGCGGGCGCGACGATCCTGGCCGGCGCCGACGAGGTCTGGGGCACCGCCGAGCTGGTGCTCAAGGTCAAGGAGCCGATCGCCGAGGAGTACCCGCGGCTGCGCCCCGGCCAGGTGCTCTTCACCTACCTGCACCTGGCGGCGTCCAAGGCGTGCACCGACGCGCTGCTGGACCGGCGGGTGACCGGCATCGCGTACGAGACGGTGGAGACCGCCGACCGGGTGCTGCCGCTGCTCGCCCCGATGTCGGAGGTGGCCGGCCGGCTGGCCCCGCAGGTGGGCGCGTACCACCTGATGCGCTCCGGCGGTGGCCGCGGCGTGCTGATGGGCGGCGTCTCCGGGGTGTACGCCGCGAAGACCGTGGTCATCGGCGCCGGTGTCTCCGGCATGAACGCCGCCGCGATCGCGCTCGGTCTGCAGGCGGAAGTGCTGCTGCTGGACCGCAACATCAACCGGTTGCGGCAGGCCGACGCGATCTACCGCGGCCACCTGCAGACCGTGGCCTCGAACACCTACGAGGTGGAGCGGGCGGTCCTCGACGCCGACCTGGTCATCGGCGCGGTGCTGGTGCCCGGCGCGAAGGCGCCGACGCTGATCTCCAACGAGCTGGTCTCCCGGATGAAGCCCGGCAGCGTGCTGGTGGACATCTCGATCGACCAGGGCGGCTGCTTCGAGGACTCCCGACCCACCACCCACGACGACCCGGTCTATCCGGTGCACAACTCGCTCTTCTACTGCGTGGCGAACATGCCGGGCGCCGTGCCGCACACCAGCACCTACGCGCTGACCAACGTCACCCTGCCGTACGCGCTGGAGCTGGCGAACCTGGGCTGGCGGGAGGCGATGCGCCGTGACCCGGCGCTGGCGGCCGGTCTGAACACCCACGACGGGCGGGTCACCTACGGGCCGGTGGCCGAGGCGCACGGGATGGGCAGCGTCTCCGTCGCCGAGGCGATCGCCGCCCCGGGACCGGCCGGTGGGGCCGGCTGA